The Cardiocondyla obscurior isolate alpha-2009 linkage group LG05, Cobs3.1, whole genome shotgun sequence genomic sequence ccgccaccaaCGTTCAACACGTCACGTTCAACGCCGAGGTCGGTACCGGCGTCCTCGTGTGAACATTATTCGCCGCGTATGGGGTACtaatagttaattatttatttatcgatatcTTGATTATGAAGAAACGTCGCGCTCAACAATGATaacgatgtaaaattaatgtaacgctatctatatatatttttttttttctattaatttttcctttgaaATGTCACGTTCtcgaatattttacatacatctCTGTTCTttccaataaaatatttgcagttTCAAAATTGTATCTTTGAGAAAAATACTCGCTGTCGCAGTTATCGCAAGCGGTACCGTCTGAGAATTCAAGATATCAATAAATATAGTTAACATAtagagaatattattaaatataatggtgtcactaaaaatttatgttcGCCACTGAAGCATAATTACGTCAATCGTGAATTAATCAAAGATTGAAAGTGTGTTAAGGAAGCTcccatttttaataaattattaatcgatcGGAAAGAGAAATACGTCGAGCGTTTAATTGCAACGTGAAAAGACAATTTCATAGGAGagatgtttcttttttttttttttctttttaaattactttcaagattgtagaagaaaaaaagtatattgcTATCAATATGCTGAATTGCGTCGTCTCTAAGTGTTAACGCTAATTTACAAAACTATAAACTTGCAAACGTGTCTGATAATGCACCTTTTCTTTGACACGCGTATCGTTGCAGAAATTATTACGTCAGAGAAGTAAGTGACAATTGATACAACGCGAACGATACGACACTCtgcaagatttaattttgcaaactCGCTCTTAtctttgttattaattaatactctAGAGATTGCGGTGTCCGGCAAATGTAGTCGACCGCTTTACAAACCTTTGACTCTACTATTATCTTTCCAAGACCATTTGTAAACCAAAAACGAGCCGAGATCTAACGCTAAATCGTAGTCATATTTAGGTcgaaattttttctattattattttattttaatttttttttcttttttcaagaaattatCATTATAGCGGGATTATGCGAATTTGTTAGAAGCGTCATCGGCGTGCGTTAagagcttattttttttttttttttccgttctcgTCACAAGAAGAGTGCGAAGAGCGTTGCACACCTCTGTgtacattgttttttttattttcttcttttcactTTCTTTATACTTTACTTGCAGCGGAGCGTGTAGTGTATAGCGCGCGCATTTCTCATGTGAGAGATGCCGTTTAAGTTATGATGCGGTTATGTTTTGTACCTTGATCAGGTTGCTCTTTTTTGTTGCCAACAAGTTTTGTTTCTAACCATGCATTTTGTTGATTTATTACATCCCAGCCACCCCCGTCCCACTGTTATCAGTCATCGCATgttcttataaattaaatcacttCAAGTATTTTGATTTTTCATCATCATGTcagatatttttcaaaattatttcgtactaaaattaataccgccaccgaaaattatttttatctttatataattatcgaaCGTCTCACGTATTAATAAgtgctttctctctttctctcttttatacGTTAGTTACGAGTCTTagagcgataaaataattacgtttcctTGCGTAATCTCGAGATAAGCGCCTATTTCAATTATCTGCGAAGAATCGTCCAAAATCTTTTCGCGACTCATTTAAACAGGTCTTTCCGAGCCTGGCGGCTGACGCGCCACCCGAGGAGGAATTAACCGTGCGTGAGACCAGGTACTGGGGCATCTTGAAGAGCGGCCACACACGCTTTATGGTCCCGCTGTGCGAGCGACGCGATGTCTTGTCGGCGGCAGACTATCTGATTCTCTTCCAGAACTTGGACGAGCTGCTTAAACTGTCCGAAGAGATCAGGGACGAGGGTGGCGGTGTCGATAGCTATCTCTGTAGAGTTCCTAAAATCACAGCTGCCTACCGAAGATACCTCAGTGGCCTACAACGTGCCTGCTGCCTGCTGGTCGCTCTCAGACGGAACGCAGCCTTCGCCAAGCTAGTCTGCGAGCCCGCTGTCCCGAACAAACGGCGTCCCGATCTCACCGGAGTGCTACTTCTACCTTTAGAACACTACAGGTTGGCCCTTCATTCAGAATTAAGCCTAGACTATTTTGATCTATGCCGCTAAAATGGCCTTATCGATAAAACGTTACACTGTGATACTGCCTGCATGAAAAATCAACCTTGCGACgctactttaaattaaaataaaaatttataattgcaaaaattttttactttaaatactaagtaattttactttgcagtaaaaattttttttaataaaaaaataaaaataaaaaaaggaaatagaaagTGTAAACCGTTTTTGTAGAAAATTCATGCTTGCAGAGAGATGACGAGACTGTTGGGTCAGGCGTCACCACGAAATTGTCAGCAAGCGAGAGACTTGGCTCACGGGTACAGAGAAGCTACAGCTAACGCAGGTGTCATGGAACCGCCACGAGATACCGGAAGACCTTTGCTAAGCTTACAAGAAGTCGAATCTCGGCTAGTGTTCGCCAGATGCAAGCCGTTTACCTTAGCCATGCCGGGAAGACGATGGTGACTTTTACAATGTgctttttaactttttgaaCATTATATGATCGATGCAGaatataattctatttatttaaaatttaatttctttgcaaattatttatattttacttatatctcgttaaaaaaaatgaaaaaaaaaaaaacatatccgaatggaaatttatctagctaatctgattttgcagctagtggttagatcgcgcagattaaattatatttctggcTCGGTGCTGGAAAATTTTGCTAGACAGCAACGAGATGAATTACGAATTgactagctaattattaggtaacggtgggaatcaattttcaCTCGGGTGGTTGTGCAAATACGAAAGATAAAATTCTACGAAATTAAACCGAGACTTAACTTGATAAATTTTGCGgcctgttaaaaaaaattaattttagttacATGTTTTAGGCTGTTCGGTGGAGCCCTAGCCAAGGTTGAAGGCCGTGCACGTTTGCAGCCGTCCTGGGCGCTCTTGTTAACTGATCTACTGGTGTTCGCGCGGGTGTCGCGAGACCGAGTGCTTTTCGTGACCGAAGAACCCTTGCGGCTGTCTAGCATCGCCGAGGCATGCTTCACCGTGCGAAAGAGACCGACGGAGTTTCGCCTGCAGGTCGCCATACACCCGAACGGCGGCGTGGACAACGGGCACAACGAGACGATAAACAGCGGCGGTTGTAGCCCGCACAGTCGACCCCGAAGACGCGTTCTCATTCTACGTGCGCCCACCCCGGAGCTCAAGGCCGTCTGGCACAATCTTCTTCAACGGCAAATGTGAGTGGCGGACTCGTCGGCGCTAAAGCACCTCGCATCGCGGAATATTTTCCCGGGAATCGAGGTGTAAAACAGAGAACCGCGCGGCTGGACCATTCATGAGCATCCGTTTTCGTTGCGTTTTAGCATCTACGTGAATACAGGCTGTGGATTGGGTTCATCGGATCAGGATAGCCCCGAAGAGAGTCCGGTTACCGGTAACAACTTGGAAAGCTCGCAGGTCAGTAATAAATGAGCTGCGATGTAATTCAAAGCTGTTTTTATACGCtcacttaataattaaattatatctattttatatattaatcacatgtaaaaattaaaatagaagctGAAATCATATTGAATCTAAGCGTTCactcttttataaaaatttaaaattgcgtGTAACAAACAGGGCGCACAAGAACCTCGGCAATCTAacgaagaggagaaagaaTCGCAATCCGGCGAGAGTCTGGAAACgatcttaaaaaattctcgAGAGAACAACCATCTGGCGCAATGGGTGCGTAATTCACATCAGATTCCTCCTCCGGACCACGAGAGTTCTTTCGAGGAATGGACAGCCGAAGAAATGGCAGCGAGAACTCCTCGAGAGAGCAGTAGCCGGTCGACTAGCCAAGACACTGGAACGGAGGAAGTGCCAACGGGAAATTCCGACGTGGAGCAACAAAGCACTACGTCGAGTGCGAGTCTAAGTACCGTGAAATCAAACACGCGGAAAAACGGCAGTCATGCGTCCACGAAGGAAAACTTGACGAGCTCGATTAGCATTTGTCGCAGATGTCACAGGTACTAATGTGAACGCGCAGCCAAACTTGAATACCACACGTTATTAAGACAAGaccgaaaataattattgactgataaaaatattatttcgttcagcgatcgcgataataattttcctaTTATAGATCGGGCTGCCCTACGCCGCCGATGCAAAGAGACCCGTTTTCCCCGTTACCGCCGAAAATCTCGGTCGTTCCACCGACGCCTGATTTCTGTACGAGACACAGACTACGAAATGGATTACACGATAGCCCAGGACGTAACAGTCCTAGTTATACGCCTGCGGATGGTAACACCGAAGACGGCAGCGAAGACGACCTCGATTGTGACGGAGAACCTCCTTACAGGTAGtaacgataatttaatattaccaaattaattcatatatattataaatattaaaaaaaaaaaaaaaaaattaatgttgataATATctaataacgaaaaaaaaaaaaaaacacgacgTTTCCGCGCAGAGCTTTGAGACGTTTCGGTACAATGAGCAGTCTGGATCAAGACGACGAATTAGACGAGCAAGGGGATGACGACAATCGAGATTTGGAATCACCGCCATCCGGCTTGAGAGCGTGGACTGCTCGAGCGAGCAGCTACGTCGTCAGCAAAATGGCTTTGCTGGAACAGCTCAGCGAAGGTGTCGGCGGTTACCTTCTTCAACCGCCGGTACCTCCCGAGCGAACCGAATTTTCGTTGGATCCGAACGATGAGGAAGGTACTACATCCGGAGCAACTTCCGGCGACGATATATGGGGCACACCTACTTCCGGCGGACCGGACGATGAAAGTTTTACCGCTAATTCGGTAATCACGTTTGTAACTATACTACACGACACTAATATCTAAAAGCGATTGCTTAGATTGCTTAGAAGCACGGTAAATCAAGCCCCAGTATTGATAACCGAGACTTAATCGCATATCAAGTGATTGTACGATTGATAATCTCGTAATTCGTCATTCGTAcgttttttgtatttaaaatatcgtcagctttagtatttaaaataaataattttatgcgaCAGGATTTAAAAAcctttttcatataaatattatataaataaaatagataataaatatattaataaataaattataaataaaataataatacacgTTTTGAATGTAACGAATAAAGATCACTTGATACGCGCGTCactattatataatataatataatatatattatatatatatatattatataatatatataagcttgcttaaaaataatatctatttcAAACCGAGTTTATTGTACAAAGTATGATAATTCGACGACATCTGCGAGACTGGTTTCAAGTATCGCAGgtcgcaattaattattgccgAGATTCGTTGAAAGTAGATGAAATCACGGAGAATCAGATGGCCGCACCTAGCACCGAAAGCACTGAATACGGAATACGCCGCGAGTCACGAACATCGGTACCTAAATCAGGGGCTTTCTGATCcttgatatatgtatatacgtgaCGTATATTACATATCTGACGTATATGACGGGCGGGAATGCagcgataaaaagagaatagaaTAAGCTTCGCACGCTTGCCTGCATGACGACGCTTGCcttctgtttttctttttgcaaagaATCACTAGCCCGAGCTGTGTACCTGACTTGCCTAGCCGGCGTCGAACGGgtgcggcggcagcggcggtgCAATGGGTATCGGCGAGGATAACTACGGGCTGAATCTATCAGTGGACGACGACGTCGATCAAGAGTCAGAAAACGAGGATTGCTCGTTGCCGGAGCTGAGCATGGACCAGTTACTGGGTAGCAGCGGAAGTCTGGGCTCGCTTCGCTGCTTCCTGGGCAGGAGGCGGCTGGAACCACTGCCGGAGGAAGAAGATTCGCCCGGCAGCGGCAAGCATCAAGTCGGATGGTGGTGACAGCGGTTTCAAACGACGTCCAAGTCGACCGTCGGTGCAAACGCGGAAGAGCGCGACCGTGTCTTTGCGAAGCTGAGCCAGGAGGACGAAGAGTTCCGCCGGAAGATCGTCGATTTGCACCGCAAGTTGTCGGACGTGGACGCGGATGTGGCCGCCGCGGCATCGTCGCCGGAAACAGCCGGCTCACCTAGCTCTCGATGGTCGAAAGACGAGGCCGAACGTCTGAGGGAGTTGGAAGCTGTCGCGAGAAGAGCAGAAGAGACTAATTCTCGCAACGTCGAAGAGATGAACGCCGAAAGGAGGCGAGAAGCCATGCGGAGAGAAGACGCTATAGAGGGAAGCGATAGAAGAAGATATAGAAGACAGCCCGATCAGCTCAGAAGATCGAGGAGGTTCGAAGAAGAATTCGACGATCAGAACGGGAGAGCAAGTCCGTCCAGCACCGGCGAAACCAATTTTCTGAATAGACTGAGATTAAAAAGACGCAGCTTGAAGCTGTTGAGCTTTTTGAGCGGAAAGGCAGCGGACAGATCGCAGGAGGAGAGAGCAGCGCGACTCCTCAGGCTGTACATGCCAGAGAAGGCTGGCGCCAGATCGACGCAAAACACTATCTCGATTCATCACACGTCGAGAGACAGGCGCTTCTGGAAACTGCGTAATCGGAGACGAACTAGTTCCGCCTAAACTTGACTGATGTTTTACTCCTGGGTTTCTGTGGCTTGGTGTGCGGCTCACACTCGTCATTTTCGAATGTTTCAAAGTGATGTCATTTTACAGAGTGTTCCAAACAgcatatacaattatatatgaCATGTTGTTTGAAGCATCCTGTATAGTTTCTATACGGAAATACGTAGCCGTCGAGCTATCATATTTTCCAATAAAATCGTCACGCGATCATTGTTCATTATTacctaaattttaaataacatttatctATTTAGATTATCTAGCTATCGTTAAAATCTTGTAAAATCGCgtcaatttgaaaaaaaaaaaaaataataataataataataaaattattaatatgtaaaaatgtattagtaatattaatactaaAGAAGTTACATAATAATACGATTACTGTGATGGCGAAAGAtgattagaattaaataaaaagctaaTAAAGTTTCACCCACGAGTAAACCGTCGCtcaaaagatatatttaaaataaaaaaaaaaataaaaaaaaaagagagagaatgcgcGAGAAACGGGGAATCAAAGAAAAATGGCAATCACCGTCTCTCCGTTACTAGGACTTCCAAAATTCCATTCCGCGTTAGGTTTATCAAGACTTTTCGAATTCCGCTCGAGCATGTACGAGACCGAAATTGTTTTCATAGAGTGGTAGTAGAAATACGAATTAGCTGACATTAGGTTTAACAGCAGTTCTAATCTAGTTCACTTCTTAGTACCGcaacggaataaaaatttacaattggTCCTTCGATAGCGATGGAAATGCAATTGAAGAATTAGTCGATTGAGTAAAGTTTCAGAATCGCGCTATTAGAGCATGCTTGCTAAACCTCGTAAGAACAGAACGGCCTAGAGAATCGTTTACGGATCGAGCTGATCGGCGGCAGTTGAAATCGACgagtttcgcgcgcgaaagcgTAGATCTTCTGAATTTCGACTCTGTTTTTTCGAACACTGTGTCTAGGTAGGTCCGCACGACTGACCCAAAGCGGCATTTATCTTCCACTTATTATAATGGGTGTCCCGCAACAAGCTACAGATCGAGATCATTTGGtgtcgagataaaataaatgcgaatAATTCTGAGGGAGGGCGGCTGTGACATATAAGAATAacaatagtaaaataatttaatttaataaatcaaagtaatattatgataaatttaagtttgtatgttattattacattacagCCGTTATTATGGTGCAATAATAAATCCGAAAGTTATTTCTCATTGAATTCGATGTAAGATTGCATATTGTAAATCGGAatcaaacatttatatttcaacTTTCTGTTCCACTAAAAGTGGAAGCATGAAATGATTGAGATAATGAACATCTTATTGCAGGGCATCTTATAGATTTTCTTGTCTGCTAAGAGTCCCGAATTCCCTGGATGTGCAATCAAatcttttaattcaatatttaaattgctttCTCATCGATTAcaagtgttttaaaaaatatgtggCGCAGATATTAATTgccatttaatttatcattaattttcaacattaaaaatactttacaaattaggttttaaaataaagttcaGAATAAAGTCAATCAAAAAATTGTATACAACCTGGGAATGTGGGACACTTTAATCAGATTAAAAATGACATAaaacagtaaaattttaacattattgtTCGTAGGTTGTAAACTGGTCAATTGACCACATATgcaaagtataaataaaattatattatttgttcaaTCGTTTCCTTCGTCTCTTGTAGCGAAAAATTACCGTTTCttttacgaatattatttttatattttttatacatacataatactatttttattttattttattttttattatatacagaTTACTATGAAAGTTTTTTCTCAAGAAAGGAATTTTAACCGAAAATTATCAAGGtgttattttttcaataataaatttatattgattatttcattagtaatttttttatcagaattTTAGTACTTATGACAAAATACCTCCTATTAACCATTGTTTTCTTAGTTTATCTTGTATGAGATTGCGATTCAGTTTTTTTGTATCATTCATGAACTTTTCTATAGCATCTACGCGAGCAGGATCTACTCGCGGTATAACATACAATGTACCATTTTCGTGTAAATACGTACTATTTAAATCGTCTGGGTTTGGCAATTTATCAGGTAACTTTATGGGAACGATTTTTACCAAATGCTTCACTGTCCAGAGCATGGCACATATCTCTGGTATGTTTTTTACAATCACTGGAGTATTTGAATGGGTCTGTAAGGCGAgattaaacaaataaagaatttatcaaaaattattttttacactttaCATCTATCACTTTGGTTACCTTATTTATAAAACCTAAATTTTCGAGCGTCTTTTTTTCCCACCAAGGATTACCTGCAAAAGGCTTCACCCTTGTTACTAATAACAATTTGCTTGGTTTGAATGATGGATCAACATGATCTGGATGTCTacaaatacattattaaatatttaaaaatagcaaTTACAACCTTACTAATCACAAGTTGTTTTAATCCtttcaacattaaaaaatgtaagtatgtcttgtaaaaaaaaaaaaaaattatagctcAACATCAAtcatagtaatttttttattgcaaatatattgctattttttttttttttttgtataatttatgaacAGTGAAAAGTCTTTGAAAGGATGAAAACATAACATAATACGATCACGTATACCTTGGATAATATGTAACTCCTTCATATCTTACtcctttcaaatttttattttcagcattccatttaatttcttttttagtatAAGAAGAATTACGAACGAAGTTCGAGGAAATAGGTGTCCGAGTTAATTTAGCTATCACGTTGCaactaaaaattaagaatGTAAATTTTAGTACGCAACGCGTATAGGTTagaatatcttaaaaaatataaacgttaaCGAAACATTGTATTATGGCACCTTAAATAATTGAAGTAATCTCAAATTTATTCGATTACTTACGTGAACATTTTTCGCACGCGTGTTGATTTATTAGATAGATAATGTTACAAAACTCTTGAATTaagttgaaaaatatatacaccAGCTCAATTTGCAGCTGACTACAGCTGATGATAGAAATAGCTTGTAGGGGATTTTCGTTGGCACTAAAACACTGCTCTGCGCGTgcaaaagaggaagagagaaagagagaaagagagaaagagagaaagggaagggGAAAATATCGGAATATTCTTTCAAGCACCACGTGTGTAACTAGACGTTGTGCAATTTGAGGTGACATACAAGTTGTcagaaaagatatatttaataatgtcagAAATATTTGAGGAGGGTCAATTCAGTGATGCCGAGGAGGAGAATTTGACGTAAGTATCACATTCATTTAGCTCGTATTATGGATTCTACGAAAGAGTAGAAAATATATCAGCTGTTCGGTGAGGAGTaacaatgttaataaaattatttgaaaatgtgtTAGACCTTTAAAGCTACAATGTATTTTACTCTCCGTAGGCAAAACACATTCAAGGGAAAGCCTTTACATAACGTGAATTTAAAGCGGCAATGCGGACTCGAGAAAGAAATATCCAGTCTTTGCATTACAGACGATAAAACAAACGAAGGCAATGAGGACGACGACTATTGCTGTAATAATGAGTATGACTTGGACGAGGAAAAGAATACCGTTGTGAAAACCAGTTTGCAGAGGCCCAACGCTCAGACTGCCTCTACGAAAGTGACGAATTATCAGCCT encodes the following:
- the Mrpl30 gene encoding large ribosomal subunit protein uL30m, producing the protein MFTCNVIAKLTRTPISSNFVRNSSYTKKEIKWNAENKNLKGVRYEGVTYYPRHPDHVDPSFKPSKLLLVTRVKPFAGNPWWEKKTLENLGFINKTHSNTPVIVKNIPEICAMLWTVKHLVKIVPIKLPDKLPNPDDLNSTYLHENGTLYVIPRVDPARVDAIEKFMNDTKKLNRNLIQDKLRKQWLIGGILS